The following are encoded in a window of Candida dubliniensis CD36 chromosome 4, complete sequence genomic DNA:
- a CDS encoding nexin, putative (Similar to S. cerevisiae VPS5;~In S. cerevisiae: nexin-1 homolog required for localizing membrane proteins from a prevacuolar/late endosomal compartment back to the late Golgi apparatus; structural component of the retromer membrane coat complex; forms a retromer subcomplex with Vps17p), with product MDNDELTASVWDDAVSPSNNDDFGSNGLNNSRLHSSVVAPLSNQFSSLALDDPFANPLGFGNENQEGFKEYAKDEDEEETNDDYGVNEYNKQSSYYNAVDEQSHELKKEERKEHSNEILSKLTHGAEDSDILESSIVKSPGKISSSEALFHDKGSPLKVISTDGETTKSPTRLTKIKTTKFKATRPRKFSSKINVQHMNESSTSPLGPLSVDDNKENEHSESNSQTDFNGESIAKEVEAPLYDINNGPDSPQKPSSIKSKKKQSSEPDPQSNKLEITVGDPTKVGDITTAHVVYTIKTVNKNLDSKFFPAVESVQVCRRYRDFRWIYHQLQNNHPGRIIPPPPSKQTFIGRFNENFIENRRLSLEKMLSKINHHPLLCNDPDFVMFLTSQDFVNESKERERLSGSGASLQNSEYLDGNKDVAMSSNVAAAAATAAATSGGFMSSLFSMSTKATEPDQYFITKKQYIDDLEYNLKQFYKTIELIGQQRLDMIGILEEIALTMSELAGLEISKVTSDLLSAFSEVELKIKDNLDRINLQDQLTLGFTIEEYLRIIGSINFVFDTRLNVYQQYHNSSQELSKKQAHLDKLTRKQQQPDKINQLNFEVDKLKQRTESYEQSFKEISETIKQELENFEYERIDDFRNSVEIFIESAIESQKEAIELYETFYERQNLGDV from the coding sequence ATGGacaatgatgaattgaCAGCATCTGTTTGGGATGACGCAGTGTCTCCAAGCAACAATGACGATTTTGGTTCAAATGGACTTAACAATTCTAGATTACACAGTTCTGTAGTTGCTCcattatcaaatcaatttagtTCACTCGCTTTGGATGACCCCTTTGCCAATCCATTAGGATTTGGTAACGAAAATCAAGAAGGTTTTAAAGAATATGcaaaagatgaagatgaagaggAAACCAACGATGATTATGGGGTGAATGAATATAACAAACAATCATCATACTACAATGCCGTTGATGAACAGTCGCacgaattgaaaaaagaggAGAGAAAAGAACattcaaatgaaatattatcTAAGTTAACGCATGGGGCGGAAGATAGTGATATATTAGAATCTTCAATTGTTAAATCGCCTGGGAAAATATCTTCCTCTGAGGCATTATTTCATGATAAGGGATCACCACTAAAGGTTATTTCTACAGATGGCGAGACAACCAAATCACCAACTCGCTTAACGAAAATCAAAACCACCAAGTTCAAAGCAACGAGACCAAGAAAGTTCAGCTCCAAAATAAATGTACAACATATGAATGAGAGCAGTACAAGTCCATTGGGTCCGCTAAGTGtagatgataataaagaaaatgaacaTTCAGAATCCAACTCGCAAACAGATTTTAATGGGGAATCAATAGCCAAGGAAGTTGAGGCACCTCTATatgatataaataatgGACCTGATTCTCCACAGAAACCACTGCTGatcaaaagcaaaaaaaaacaatcaagTGAACCTGATCCGCAATCCAATAAATTAGAAATAACAGTGGGAGACCCTACTAAAGTTGGCGATATAACCACAGCCCATGTTGTATACACGATCAAAACAGTGAACAAGAATTTAGATTCAAAGTTTTTCCCAGCAGTTGAACTGGTGCAAGTTTGTAGAAGATACAGAGATTTTCGATGGatatatcatcaattacAGAATAACCATCCCGGGAGAATCATTCCACCTCCACCTTCTAAACAAACTTTTATTGGAAGgtttaatgaaaatttcattgaGAATCGAAGACTATCGTTAGAAAAAATGTTGAGcaaaataaatcatcacCCTTTGTTGTGCAACGACCCCGATTTTGTTATGTTTTTAACGAGTCAAGATTTTGTCAATGAATCcaaagagagagaaagatTATCGGGATCAGGGGCATCACTACAGAATAGTGAATATTTGGATGGCAATAAAGATGTGGCAATGTCCTCAAatgttgctgctgctgctgccaCTGCGGCGGCCACTTCAGGTGGATTTATGAGctctttgttttcaatgTCAACCAAAGCAACTGAGCCAGACCAATACTTTATTACAAAAAAGCaatatattgatgatttggagtataatttaaaacaattttacAAAACAATTGAGCTAATAGGTCAGCAGCGTTTGGATATGATTGGGATATTGGAGGAGATTGCATTAACAATGAGCGAATTAGCTGGATTGGAGATTTCTAAAGTCACTAgtgatttattatcagCATTTAGTGAAgtggaattgaaaattaaagataatCTCGATAGAATCAATTTACAAGATCAATTGACATTAGGATTCACTATTGAAGAATATCTTCGAATCATtggatcaattaattttgtaTTTGATACAAGATTAAAtgtttatcaacaatatcataATTCGAGTCAAGAATTGAGTAAAAAACAAGCCCATTTGGATAAACTTacaagaaaacaacaacaacctgATAagatcaatcaattgaattttgaagttgataaattgaaacaaagaaCAGAATCGTACGAGCAAAGTTTTAAAGAGATAAGTGAGACGATCAAACAGGAATTGGAGAATTTTGAATACGAAAGGATTGATGATTTCAGAAATAGTGTAGAAATCTTCATTGAAAGTGCTATTGAATCACAAAAGGAAGCAATTGAGTTGTATGAAACATTTTATGAAAGACAGAATTTAGGAGACGTCTAG
- a CDS encoding proteasome maturation factor, putative (spliced gene;~Similar to S. cerevisiae UMP1;~In S. cerevisiae: short-lived chaperone required for correct maturation of the 20S proteasome; may inhibit premature dimerization of proteasome half-mers; degraded by proteasome upon completion of its assembly): MSLRVVPSSTNKESSVNTTKFGQPAEHAPALQDSLRSQEGPLNIASKINNRHPLESQVTNWEKTQEENRMETYRRIFGAGAPIKRAMELEIVESSSFRPSLLGGVDSMHKDILLNKDSSVDWEDIYPGGFANGDNVRDFHSEMEKQMGI, encoded by the coding sequence TCATTAAGAGTTGTTCCATCCAGTACTAATAAAGAGTCTTCAGTGAACACCACGAAGTTTGGTCAACCAGCTGAGCATGCACCTGCCTTGCAAGATAGTTTAAGATCGCAAGAGGGTCCCTTGAATATAGCATCAAAGATAAACAATCGTCATCCATTAGAATCTCAAGTGACAAACTGGGAAAAAACTCAGGAAGAAAACAGAATGGAAACTTATAGACGTATATTTGGTGCTGGTGCTCCAATCAAAAGAGCCATGGAGTTGGAAATCGTggaatcatcatcatttagACCAAGTTTGTTAGGGGGTGTTGATTCAATGCATAAGGATATCTTGTTGAATAAAGATTCGAGCGTTGATTGGGAAGATATTTACCCTGGAGGATTTGCTAATGGTGACAACGTGAGGGATTTCCATTCTGAAATGGAAAAACAAATGGGGATTTAG
- a CDS encoding uncharacterized protein (Similar to S. cerevisiae SMY2;~In S. cerevisiae: protein of unknown function that interacts with Myo2p) codes for MYSRARKSQENSSNGNTDEVSTYNQHQSHNSSNNNNSNHHHHHHHYHHHHSHQYPHTNTIPANKDGKRYTMNEVFQVWYDNKDQILNNSVPVGADEPYKLSKPEPIYHLDLQSNLTKSGDFQSETTKEVTDSLDKLTIGADSEVDTATQVSTATGGPSATTGTGTISSIQQAPPGMSQLHKDFPSVDSKFRPLVTSDKIEWHYIDPSGNEQGPFNGDMMQEWLAGGYLNLELKIRRKEEASFKTLRDLCESLQNYVTPFKVPLPDLTTPNGDASGGNATDNGVRTTTTGGGSQFFSDNLSGNTFPNFQSNLLSSLGGMPQNNSSQTNLFANDFMKSDPFSNPLQSINPGGSSGFSGSSFGIDTFNQHTTAASNMDAFNQSLGFPSMPTLLQQQIHQQQQPALSRVNSGWGVDTASSILHSGSSPQTPIGGHSVLNNPISQPAPMSPWLPEAVTQSHSRVSSPFTSSVNLIGGDTDPLASVQPETNIAKNNTTGSVGGVSENRSTTNTKPSPQSEDLVLDDIHNSVVTDILNDDEPKTTNNQHDQATLVPIVHDQSTLAQPTPSESRQSISNESTAKVLETEQEPEPEQVKTVELKPSTPQVLAPWAAAKADSKKPALTLKEIQRLEAEKLNEQKRIEAQIKSEQAAKAWANAAAAEKAIKAEKTPVALPSTWGSASNVPVTKTLAEIQKEEAERAKAKQAAAKVNSPSTTFAHAISNSVPRDDGPAWTTVSSKKQTSAPVVKKAATTTTIPTSVSKTTPQLLRSVSANKQNVSAVNAQAIREDFLVWARSSMTSLYPTVSKDDLLEIFITLPPNSADSSSLIAETIYSSSATMDGRRFAQEFLKRRQKVDQQIGGGDHVSWSAAIISSADKVQTVDEDGWSTSLKSKKKNGKRN; via the coding sequence ATGTACTCAAGAGCTCGTAAATCGCAAGAAAATTCAAGTAATGGGAATACTGATGAGGTTTCCACCTACAATCAGCATCAATCCCATAACAGcagtaacaacaacaatagtaaccatcaccatcaccaccaccattaccatcatcatcactcACACCAGTATCCTCACACGAACACTATTCCTGCAAACAAAGATGGCAAACGTTATACCATGAATGAAGTATTCCAAGTATGGTATGATAATAAAGACCAGATTTTGAACAATAGTGTTCCCGTTGGTGCTGATGAACCCTACAAATTGTCTAAACCAGAGCCtatttatcatttagaTTTGCAAAGCAATCTAACCAAATCAGGTGATTTTCAACTGGAAACTACCAAAGAAGTCACTGATTCATTAGATAAGCTTACCATTGGTGCAGATTCTGAAGTAGATACAGCTACTCAGGTCAGTACTGCAACAGGAGGGCCCTCGGCAACAACAGGGACTGGGACAATTTCTTCGATTCAACAAGCACCACCAGGGATGTCACAATTGCATAAAGATTTTCCTAGTGTTGATTCCAAATTTAGACCTTTAGTAACATctgataaaattgaatggCATTACATTGATCCTTCAGGAAATGAACAAGGTCCATTTAATGGTGATATGATGCAGGAATGGTTAGCTGGAGGTTATTTGAAtcttgaattgaaaataagaCGAAAAGAAGAAGCGTCGTTCAAGACATTGAGGGATTTATGTGAAAGTTTGCAGAATTATGTGACTCCTTTTAAAGTTCCATTACCTGATTTAACTACGCCTAATGGTGATGCCAGTGGTGGTAATGCTACAGACAATGGAGTTAGGACCACAACCACTGGTGGTGGCAGTCAGTTCTTTTCTGATAATTTGCTGGGTAATACCTTTCCTAATTTCCAATCCAACTTGTTGTCTTCATTGGGTGGTATGCCACAGAATAATTCATCTCAAACAAATTTGTTTGCTAATGATTTTATGAAACTGGACCCGTTTTCCAATCCATTGCAGTCTATTAACCCAGGTGGCTCCTCAGGGTTTTCCGGTTCAAGTTTTGGTATTGATACATTCAACCAACATACTACTGCTGCTAGCAACATGGATGCGTTCAATCAGAGTTTGGGGTTTCCGTCAATGCCAACCTTgttgcaacaacaaattcatcaacaacaacaaccagcATTGTCTAGAGTCAACAGTGGTTGGGGTGTTGATACAGCATCATCCATTTTGCATTCAGGGAGCAGTCCACAAACTCCCATTGGTGGCCATTCTGTTTTGAACAATCCAATTAGCCAACCTGCTCCAATGTCTCCTTGGTTGCCAGAGGCTGTTACCCAGTCTCATTCAAGAGTTAGTTCTCCATTTACATCAAGTGTAAACCTAATTGGCGGAGACACAGATCCATTAGCTTCGGTTCAACCAGAAACCAATATTGCCAAAAACAACACTACAGGTTCCGTTGGTGGGGTCTCTGAAAACAGATCTACAACCAATACTAAACCCTCTCCACAATCCGAAGATTTAGTTTTAGATGACATTCATAATTCTGTTGTCACTGATATTTTGAACGATGATGAACCTAAAACAACTAACAACCAACATGATCAAGCAACATTGGTTCCCATTGTCCATGATCAATCTACATTGGCTCAACCTACGCCTTCTGAGTCTAGacaatcaatttcaaacgAATCCACTGCCAAAGTTTTAGAAACAGAGCaagaaccagaaccagaacAAGTTAAAACAGTTGAGTTAAAGCCATCTACACCACAAGTTTTGGCCCCATGGGCAGCCGCTAAAGCCGATTCCAAGAAACCGGCCTTAACATTGAAAGAGATCCAAAGACTTGAGGcagaaaaattgaatgaacAAAAGAGAATTGAAGCACAAATCAAAAGTGAACAAGCCGCTAAAGCTTGGGCCAATGCTGCAGCTGCTGAAAAGGCAATTAAAGCTGAAAAAACTCCAGTTGCATTACCATCAACTTGGGGGTCTGCTTCTAATGTTCCAGTTACTAAAACCTTGGCTGAAATTCAAAAGGAAGAAGCCGAGCGTGCTAAGGCTAAACAAGCAGCTGCCAAAGTCAATTCTCCAAGTACTACATTTGCTCATGCCATTTCTAATTCAGTTCCAAGAGATGATGGACCTGCTTGGACTACAGTTAGTAGTAAAAAGCAAACTTCGGCTCCAGTTGTAAAGAAAGCTGCTACTACAACTACTATTCCAACTTCAGTTTCAAAAACAACTCCTCAATTATTGCGTTCGGTTTCTgccaataaacaaaatgtTTCCGCTGTAAATGCTCAAGCGATTAGAGAAGACTTTTTGGTATGGGCTAGATCCAGTATGACCAGCTTGTATCCAACTGTCTCTAAAGATGAtttattggaaatttttattacttTACCACCAAATTCGGCCGATTCAAGCTCATTAATTGCTGAAACTATATACAGTTCTTCTGCTACTATGGATGGAAGAAGATTTGCTCAAGAGTTTTTAAAGAGAAGACAAAAAGttgatcaacaaattgGTGGTGGGGATCATGTATCTTGGTCAGCAGCCATCATTTCATCAGCAGATAAAGTTCAAActgttgatgaagatggtTGGAGTACTAGTTTGAAAtccaaaaagaagaatggTAAAAGAAACTAA